One Brassica napus cultivar Da-Ae chromosome C4, Da-Ae, whole genome shotgun sequence genomic region harbors:
- the LOC106390299 gene encoding electron transfer flavoprotein-ubiquinone oxidoreductase, mitochondrial: MKKMKALLLDHHRPLSFTIMHRFLLKLSSSSTNPLRNSKFQRLILPSLNLFASGSPPPPSANPYSADSFRKSRAFSSKSRALGVRCISSEAGREAIEYDVVIIGAGPAGLSAAIRLKQLCQEKNTDLSVCVVEKGAEVGGHVISGNVFEPLALDELLPHWRQEQAPIEVAASSDKFWFLTKDRAIPLPSPFDNKGNYIISLSQLVRWLGGKAEELGIEIYPGFSASEVLYNASDEVVGIATKDMGISKDGSKKETFQPGVDIKGRVTLFAEGCRGSLSEKIIKKYKLREEVNAQHQTYALGIKEVWEIDESKHNPGEVIHALGWPLDPKTYGGSFLYHMNDRQVALGLVVALNYKNPFLNPYEEFQKLKHHPAIKRILEGGTVLQYGARTLNEGGFQSIPYPVFPGGAIIGCSAGFLNVPKIKGTHTAMKSGMLAAEAAFGALHEGSNMNTYWDSLRGSWVWKELYAARNYRPAFEYGLIPGLAVSAMEHYVLKGKVPFTLKHGKADHEATDLARKCKPIEYPKPDGVLSFDVPTSLYRSNTNHDHDQPSHLRLKDPKIPEKVNLPEYGAPESRYCPARVYEYVEDEEGKPKLQINAQNCLHCKACDIKDPKQNIEWTVPEGGGGPAYSVM, encoded by the exons atgaaaaaaatgaaagctTTGTTATTAGATCATCATCGTCCTCTTAGCTTCACCATCATGCATAGATTCCTTCTAAagctatcttcttcttctactaatCCATTGAGAAACTCTAAGTTTCAACGTTTGATCCTCCCTTCACTAAATCTTTTCGCATCTgggtctcctcctcctccttctgcGAATCCTTATTCGGCCGATTCGTTTCGAAAGTCGCGAGCTTTCAGCTCAAAGTCGAGGGCTTTAGGTGTAAGATGTATCAGCAGCGAAGCGGGGAGAGAGGCTATAGAGTACGATGTTGTCATCATCGGAGCCGGACCCGCTGGTCTATCTGCTGCTATACGGTTGAAACAGCTCTGTCAGGAGAAGAACACTGATCTGTCTGTATGCGTCGTTGAGAAAGGAGCTGAAGTTG GAGGACACGTCATATCTGGAAATGTTTTTGAGCCTTTGGCGTTAGATGAACTTCTCCCACATTGGAGACAAGAACAG GCACCCATTGAGGTCGCTGCTTCTTCTGATAAGTTCTGGTTTCTGACGAAAGACCGTGCAATCCCACTTCCTTCTCCCTTTGATAACAAGGGAAACTACATTATTAG TTTGAGCCAGCTGGTGCGTTGGTTAGGAGGCAAAGCTGAGGAGCTTGGAATAGAGATATACCCTGGCTTTTCTGCTAGTGAG GTGTTGTACAATGCAAGCGATGAGGTTGTTGGGATTGCAACCAAAGATATGGGAATATCCAAAGATGGTTCCAAGAAGGAGACTTTCCAGCCAGGCGTAGACATAAAAG GGAGAGTTACTCTATTTGCTGAGGGATGCAGAGGATCATTATCCGAG aaaataatcaaaaagtATAAATTAAGAGAGGAGGTTAATGCACAACATCAGACATACGCTTTGGGAATTAAGGAG GTTTGGGAGATAGATGAAAGCAAACATAACCCCGGAGAAGTTATTCACGCTTTGGGTTGGCCCTTGGATCCTAAGACATACGGAGGTTCTTTCTTGTACCACATGAACGATAGACAG GTTGCGCTTGGCTTGGTCGTTGCCTTGAATTACAAAAACCCTTTCTTGAATCCATATGAGGAGTTTCAG AAACTCAAACACCATCCAGCCATTAAACGCATCTTGGAAGGTGGTACTGTGCTTCAGTATGGAGCTCGTACTTTAAACGAAGGTGGTTTTCAG TCCATTCCCTATCCAGTTTTTCCTGGAGGAGCAATCATTGGATGCTCAGCTGGTTTTCTCAATGTGCCCAAGATTAAAGGGACACATACCGCAATGAAATCAG GAATGTTAGCAGCAGAGGCTGCATTTGGTGCACTTCATGAAGGTTCAAACATGAACACATACTGGGACAGTCTGAGGGGTTCATGGGTGTGGAAGGAGCTCTACGCAGCTCGAAACTACCGTCCT GCATTTGAGTATGGGCTAATCCCTGGCTTGGCCGTAAGTGCTATGGAACA CTATGTACTGAAAGGAAAGGTCCCTTTCACGTTGAAGCATGGGAAAGCGGACCACGAAGCAACTGAT CTTGCTCGGAAATGCAAGCCAATTGAGTATCCAAAGCCAGATGGTGTTTTGTCATTTGACGTGCCAACGTCTTTATACAG GAGTAACACCAATCATGATCATGACCAGCCATCTCATTTGCGATTGAAGGATCCAAAGATTCCAGAAAAGGTGAACTTACCAGAGTATGGTGCACCAGAGTCACGTTACTGCCCAGCCCGTGTATACGA ATATGTGGAAGATGAAGAGGGTAAGCCGAAACTGCAGATCAACGCTCAAAACTGTTTGCACTGCAAG GCATGTGATATTAAAGATCCAAAGCAAAACATAGAGTGGACAGTGCCTGAAGGTGGTGGCGGCCCTGCTTATTCCGTAATGTAG